Part of the uncultured Desulfobacter sp. genome, TTGAATTAGGAAATGATGAATGGTGATAAAGGATAATAACAATTTAAATATTTACGTAATAAATAAAGGATTAGGAGAGAGCATTATTATCAAAACCCCGGATGGGAAATGGGGTATTATAGATTGTTACACTTCAAATCTAAAAAATGCAACATCCAATCCTGTTTTAAAATTATTAGAAGAACATAAAGTTAAAGAAATTGAGTTTGTCGTTTTAACCCATCCTCATAATGATCACTATAGAGGAATGTCACAAATATTTAAAGAATACAATGGACGAATTAAATTTTTTTGGCGGTTTGCAGGTATAAGTCCAAAGCTTTTAAAATGGTTAAAATTAAGAAAAGTTGATATTAAAAAGATCAAATCGAATACTCTTGGAGAAAATATTTCAGATCTCAATATTTTATTTTCTGAAATAAGGAAACAGAAAAAAAATATGCTTAATTTAGGCTTTTTAATTGCCGGTCAGACTATTTACCAATCTAACAACATCCAAATCAGTGTAATAGCACCAAATGGTAACGTTATAGAAAGTTTTGATGAGAGCCTCCAGTTTAGTCAAAATTTAGATTTACCATTTGGGGTAGCTGGTTCAGGAAACGAAAATAGGGTTTCGGGCATTATAAGAATAAAATACGGAGATAGAGATTATCTGCTTTTTAGTGATTCAGACAATTATGCACAGAAAGAACTATTTAAAGAGATTAAAGCAAATAAAACTAAATTTGATCCTGTATTTATTAAAGTTAGTCATCACGGCTCAAAAGAGGGGTACTATGAGGACTTGTGGAAACAATTAGGGTTTAAGAAAGAGACTACCGATTCTGTGATAACACCATATTTAGTCCGTAAACTACCTCGGAAAGATATTATAGCTCAAGTTTCTAATGCATCAAAACTCCACGTTCCGGTCCCGGTTAAAGATGAAAATATTGAAAGAAGACTTAATACTCAGAGTAAAACAATATTTTCTTTAATATCTTATAAAAATTACGAAGTTTCTAAAGCATCATTCGGTATTCTTGCGTTTGAATATGACAAAACAGGAAAATTAATTAATTTAATGAAAGGACCTCTATCTGTTTGAGACAATTTTAAAATAATCTCAGTGGTGTTCACTTAAAATTGAATTTAGACACCGTATTTTTTAGAAATGTAAAAATTACATCGGCCAATGGAGATAATTGAGGGGAAAAATACATCAAAGAGATGCAAATAACCGCAACCCACATTAACGAGCCAATAGTCATCCGATATTTTTTTTGATGGCTACATCTATCGTTCAGTTCCGTGAATTTTGGGACAATTTTATTTGCCACCCCTTTATGTTTTTCTGTGACAAATTCTTTCTGCTCTTCTATCTCTTTTTCAATAAAATTTAATGTTCTTTTGTGATTCGAAAAAAAAGTCCAGGTGAACAGAGCAAAAATCCAGACACTCCCAACAATGATACCATTTTTCAAACTCTGTAAGTTAGTTGTATCGATTCGGGGAGCAGCAAAGATAATTGCAAGCGGTATGGCAATCATTGTTTTTTGCAACTCAGCCAAAGCAGCATTTAATTTGTCAGCAATTTTTAAAATTTTTTCTTCGAGTTCATCAAGGATTTCATCTAATGAAAAATCAGAGATATAAAGATTCCAATCTTGCTCAAAAGTATTTTTAATTCTGGAAAAGCTTTTTAATAGATGCGCAAAAGTGGATTGTTCGGAAGTAGCCGTTAATGCAACTTTTACAACAGATGCCCGTAATAACCGTATCCGCTCTTTTAATCTCGGGGAAGTTAATGATTCTTGTAACAACTTGATACCAGATAATTCATTTAACTCATAGTCACGATAGCAGAGAGGAATTTTGATTTTTACACCATCGTAAAAAAAACAAGTGATCTTATTGTTATCAGTTTCATGGTGATCTGATATTCTCTTAAGGACATTCGCAAAGGTTATTGCATCTATGTATTCTTTAGGTCTCTCAAACTTTTTTTTATTTATTAAGAATATTTTTTGAGGAGCTTCGGTTAAAAAACGAGAATATTTGAGAAGCGTTGCCAGATCTTTTACTATTGCAATATCATCGGTTGGAAGCGGTAATTGCAGTTCAAAATCGACAACATTCCCGTTGAATTCATTGACAATCGACGGGTCTGTCCCTTTGCAAACGCCACCCAAAAGGCTATCCGTAATCCATGCATTCTCCAACAGTATAACGATATCAGGCGCGTTATCTTTAGAAATTATTATTTTAACTATTGGATTCCGTTCAGAATCCTCCCAAAGAATACCTTCACAATTTGTTAATATCTTTATGAGACTTTTATGTTCCTGGCTCAAATCCATTTTAGGACTCGTCTCGGAGCACTCTTGTTATGCTCTCTGGAGGATCGTTAATAGTCACTTTATTTCCATTCTCATCCAATTGAATTCTTGTACCCAGCATACTTGCAGGAAATTTCAGCTGAATACCTTCACCACTTGCTTTAATTTCCTTAAGTTTTTTTAAATGTGTTTTGTGTGGTTCAAATCCGTTACCTATTTTATAATCTCCCTGGTTGATAAACTCTAAAAATTTTTGTGGCTCATTATCTGAGACTATTTGACTCAACGAATCTAATAAAATATTATCGCGATCAGTACAATAGTCAAAAATTATTTGTTTCAACTCCTGCTTTTTCCCCTTGGAATATTCTTCTTGTTCTGCAAAATCATTTATTGCACGAATAAGTTCAGTGGTCTGCAATGCGGAATTTGCAAACTCATCACAACCAATCGCTTTTAAAAAATATTGGGGTGTTGTTTGGGTTGCCCGGCCTTTTATGAATGTAATGTATTGGTTTTGAGGGGTATTTTTCCATGTTGATATGTCAATCTGACAACCAATATGGAGCTTATCCATTTCCAAATGTTTTGCTTTGTCAATATCCAAGTCTTTATTAATAACGCAACCTGTTGTTTGCCGCAGGATAGTTATAAATATAAAACGATCAACATTTTCGATATATGAAATAAATAGAAGGTAACCACCAGTTGCTAAATTTTCATTTGCGATCCTATCTTTTAGAAGATTTAAACTTGCCTTCGTGAAATCAATAAAAGATTGCCCGTTATTACTATTAATAAAAATGTCAAGGAATGTACTAAAACGAAATGTTTTTGTATCTTTATCGAACCTACCAAGCCCTTTGGTTACCTTACGATGATATAAAGAGTGAAGATTTGTGAATAAAGTTGAAAGGCCCTCTGTTTTCGGGAGTAGTTCCTCTCTATGTTTAATTGTAGGTTGTCCTCCTTTTAATTTCTGCAAATCATGAACAATTGCATATTCTATCTCCATATTCACTCCTATATTAGGTTACCCATCAGTACGACTTGAACTTCGCGATTGATAAAGATAAGGCATTTGCAAAGCATAATGAAATCATTTAAACCGTTCACGGAATTATCCCGTATATGCTTTAAGAATAAGAGCCTGCTTCATTAAAGCAGGGTAGAGCGCCAAAATCCCATCTGACCCTAAACTGTTACTCTACTTATATCCTTGTGTCAATTATTGAATCAGCAATTCTCAATATGGATTTTAATCAACTCAAGGATACCGAAACCTGTTGAAATCACGTTAGCCGAAATCATGATTTTATGATATTTCAGCCTCATTTGGGCCAAATTGAGAATTGCTGTTATTGAATAATAAGTTCCCAATAAACGACTAAAACTGTATCCTTTTGTTTTTGTAACTTATCGGTTGTTCCCGCCTTAGGAGAGTGAGACGCTATTGATTCTAATCAGAGATACCTAAACGTCCACTCGACGATTATCGTAATTTACACCTCATCAGTCATAACAACGCGTGTACTGACTCCCTTTCAAAATCAGCCAATTATTCTTGCCTAAACGCATTATCAGGCACCATTTTTCGAGAATACAACAAAAAGTCAATACATTTAGCATCCCGAATAACTTCAAAAAAATTCCGAACCATTTAATAACTACGTATCTACCCTTATGGTTGCGATTGCAAACGTCAATCCTTTAACGATATAAGAAAGGCTATCATGGAAAATATTTTGGCGATGTGCTTGATCCTCTTAGTTTCGGCAGCTGCAGCCCATGCGGATTATCGTGGTTGCTGTAGTGAACATGGTGGTATTGTTTGTGAGAATGGAATCACCCGGTGTATTGACGGTACGGAATTATCAGAAAGTTGTCAGGCCAAAGACTGCAATATCTGTGAAGAATCGGTATTCAGTCCCGCTGCCTCTGATAACATCAAAGTTGCCAGTTTCAATATCCAAGTGTTTGGACGTTCAAAAGCTTCCAAGCCAGAGGTTATGGGAGTGTGGCCCATATCATTCCCAGCTTGATATTATTTCCATCAAATCATTATCCAATGGGGTATTTCGGATAAATTAGCACCCAGAAAAACTAAAAAAAAACTTTAACCACTGTGGTATTTTGTAATCTACCTTTATGGTCCGATTGTAAAATTGAACATACTGATATTATTGAGTATAGGTAGATATTAAGGCCTGTTTTTACAGTATCTGTCACAAATCCGTTACACTCATTACACTTTCTGTAACCGATTACAGCCACCCCGTTACACACACTTTTCATTTTTTGGTTGCTGGCGGCAGGCGTGGCAAAATTATTGGCAATGATCTTAATAACGGCCATGGGCCGACCTGACATATCAACTGCCAGGCTTAAGCCCACAACGAAACATGAAAGTAACTCAGCAACTTATTGAAACTTTCATATAAAAGGGAAGTATGATGAACGGGAAAACGATACCAAAGGATCGAACGATATACCCTAAAAAAATGACACCAACGTGATCGGGATTTTGATTGAGTCAGCGGATCATCGTTTGAGAGAGTATGCAAGATGAAATTTATATCAATTGTGCCCAAAAGAAAAATCCATTTGAGACGGCGCTTTCTGAAAAGATAGAGGGTAGGGGGACTCAGAGTTTTTTGACCGGTATCAGATTGTGCCCATAAAAATTCTGGGATTGATGTATTTTGATGAAAAAATATAGGCCAAAGGACCGTTAATCCCTTGGCCATAGGTGTGCCTGGTTGTGCCCAAATTGTGCCCGTCAAGGTCAAATAATTAAAAACAAATCCAAACGAAACCAAAAGTAGGACGAGAAAACGCTTGATAGACAAGGGTTTGAAATTTTAATGCAATATCGATTTGGCGCATTAAGGTCTTAAAATCCCTCGCCCGCAAGGGTGTACGAGTTCAATTCTCGTCCCAGGTACCAAATAAAAACAAGGAGTTAGCCTGTCTGTGGCGCTCCTTTTTTTATTGGTGGATTTCAACAGAAAGCAAGTGAGCAATCTTTGATATATTGGCTATATGCTTTTATTTTTAGTTTTCCCGATATACCCTCCCCCAAAACGGGGAGGGCTCGCCGGGAAAGGCGGTCAGGAAACCGTTCGTTCAAAACCGGTGATCAGCCGGTTTCTATCCCAGGGGAACGGGTTGGGTCATGCAGATGTTTTCCCTAATTCTTCACGGATAACCTTACGCAAAATATTTTCAAGGCCCGGTTGGTCGGTCTGGTTTTCTGCAATGATTCTTTTTAGGCTTTCATTTATAAGGGGCTGGTACCCTTTTTTTCCTGCTTTTGATTTGAAATAACCAATAACCCCGGCATCCAGCATAATGGTAATCCGTTGTTTTTTTCTACGGGCTTTAATCCCTGACGAAAAACAGCCCTGTCAAAATCAGCCTGGGGTAACTTCCGGGTATTCATCATCCATAGAGGTTTTTGAAATAGAGTCGTTGTTCATTTTCAAAAACTTAATGGCCTGGTCCTTTTCTTCCTTTGGGAATCCCTTCATTTCTATGCCTTTGAAACATTTACCCTCCAGGTTCACAAGTTTATGAATCCATTTTTTATGGGTAACGACAGCAATCCTGCTGAAATGGGAAAGTCCAAATGCAAAAAAGAATTTAAATTTTTCTATCATTGCATCGAACTCCGCGCCACCGATACTCACCACTTCCTGATAAATTATCAGTTTTTCATTCTTCCTGATTTTTTCTTTGAAAATAGCGAGAATGGTTTTCATCTCTTCTTCCGTGATCTTGCCTTCTATTCGATAGGAGATGGCATTAGTCAGACCAATATCTATTATTTCGATCATGTCGGTAATCCTGATTTCAGTTTGCTCTGTGGGTTGTTTTGATGATGAAACAATTCATCCCTCCTGTATCCCTGTAAAAAGATACCCCCCGCTCTACTATTCTTCATAAATATCTATATCCGGATAATATTTTTTTGCACAGTCCAGGCATATGCCATGGCTTAATTGGGCTTCGGAATGCTCTTTAATGTATGATTCAATTTGCGTCCAATACCCCTCGTCATTCCGAATCTTTTTACAGTGGGAGCAGATAGGAAGTATGCCTTTTAACGTTTTGATTTCTGAAAAAGCCTTCTCAAGCCTCATTGTTCTCTCAGCGACACGCTTTTCAAGCTCCATATTTAATTTGCGCAATGCTTTTTCAGCATTTTTTCGTACCTTTAATTCGTTTTTGAGTTCGGTATTGATGCGTGCATTTTCAAGGGCAATGGACGCTAATTCGGCAAAACGATGCATGTTTTCACGATCGCTCCGGCCAAAAGGTTTTTGTGAATCAAATGAACCTAAACCGATGACGCCAACAATACTGGTTTTAGATTTCAAAGGTATGCCGATGGCAGAATGCAGCTTGTCATATATTGGATGCTGAATTCGCCGTGACCATGTGGCATAATCATCAATAAGAATCGCTTTGCCGGTATTATACACTTCTCCTGCCAATCCTTGATTTGTTTTGATTCGCGTGCCGAGAAGATCGGTGTAAATGCCCTGTCCAAGTTTAATGAACAACTCATCCGAATCGGAATCGTAAAGATAAAGAAAGGTGTCCGGTGTCCCAGCCAACCGGCCGGCTTTTGAAAGTATTCGTTCGAGTAGATCCTCGACCTTGTCGTTGGAAATTAAACCGATGGTCGTTTCATGTACGCTATCTATGTAGTGCCTCTGGCTGGAGAGCGCTTTGCGTAAAAAATGAACCTCATGTTCTAAATTGGGTGCGGCTCTTTTACGACATGTCTGACCAAAGCTGGTAGTCATGATATTTGCCATTCTTTGCCAGCATTACTTGATCACTTTTAGATGCCCCCGTCGTTTCGGTGAAGGTTTTGGTAGCTTTGTAGCCGGAACCTCACCATGTTGATAAAGAGCCCGGTGATTACGTTCGTATTCGCAGGCTTCATGAAAATTCCAATACTCATCAAAATCGTTACTACTCCGCAAGGCACGCAGACGCAACACTGCTTCAGCACTGGACAACCGCCATTTGGCACCAGTTATATCCATTCGGTCCTTTACAAGATGACGACATGCGCCCTCAATAACTCCTGTGGCAATAGGGAGGCCAAGGTCAAGATAATGATGGTATTCAAGGTACGGTGCTTTATTTTTCAAATACGTTGCGCAGGCTTCTACAGGTTTACGTTGTTTGTCTGTAAATTTTTTTAATGTAGCACTTCTACGCATCCCCCCTGCCATCAATCCGGCCTTGCCATCGAGTACTTTAGCCAAGCGGTACTGGACCCATTTTTCAAGCTCCGGGCCGGATTTGGGATGAAATGCCCTGCCAGCTTTCCAGAGGTATTCA contains:
- a CDS encoding MBL fold metallo-hydrolase, translating into MVIKDNNNLNIYVINKGLGESIIIKTPDGKWGIIDCYTSNLKNATSNPVLKLLEEHKVKEIEFVVLTHPHNDHYRGMSQIFKEYNGRIKFFWRFAGISPKLLKWLKLRKVDIKKIKSNTLGENISDLNILFSEIRKQKKNMLNLGFLIAGQTIYQSNNIQISVIAPNGNVIESFDESLQFSQNLDLPFGVAGSGNENRVSGIIRIKYGDRDYLLFSDSDNYAQKELFKEIKANKTKFDPVFIKVSHHGSKEGYYEDLWKQLGFKKETTDSVITPYLVRKLPRKDIIAQVSNASKLHVPVPVKDENIERRLNTQSKTIFSLISYKNYEVSKASFGILAFEYDKTGKLINLMKGPLSV
- a CDS encoding nucleoid-associated protein, translated to MEIEYAIVHDLQKLKGGQPTIKHREELLPKTEGLSTLFTNLHSLYHRKVTKGLGRFDKDTKTFRFSTFLDIFINSNNGQSFIDFTKASLNLLKDRIANENLATGGYLLFISYIENVDRFIFITILRQTTGCVINKDLDIDKAKHLEMDKLHIGCQIDISTWKNTPQNQYITFIKGRATQTTPQYFLKAIGCDEFANSALQTTELIRAINDFAEQEEYSKGKKQELKQIIFDYCTDRDNILLDSLSQIVSDNEPQKFLEFINQGDYKIGNGFEPHKTHLKKLKEIKASGEGIQLKFPASMLGTRIQLDENGNKVTINDPPESITRVLRDES
- a CDS encoding BrnA antitoxin family protein → MKARRKKQRITIMLDAGVIGYFKSKAGKKGYQPLINESLKRIIAENQTDQPGLENILRKVIREELGKTSA
- a CDS encoding STAS/SEC14 domain-containing protein, translating into MIEIIDIGLTNAISYRIEGKITEEEMKTILAIFKEKIRKNEKLIIYQEVVSIGGAEFDAMIEKFKFFFAFGLSHFSRIAVVTHKKWIHKLVNLEGKCFKGIEMKGFPKEEKDQAIKFLKMNNDSISKTSMDDEYPEVTPG
- a CDS encoding GAF domain-containing protein; amino-acid sequence: MANIMTTSFGQTCRKRAAPNLEHEVHFLRKALSSQRHYIDSVHETTIGLISNDKVEDLLERILSKAGRLAGTPDTFLYLYDSDSDELFIKLGQGIYTDLLGTRIKTNQGLAGEVYNTGKAILIDDYATWSRRIQHPIYDKLHSAIGIPLKSKTSIVGVIGLGSFDSQKPFGRSDRENMHRFAELASIALENARINTELKNELKVRKNAEKALRKLNMELEKRVAERTMRLEKAFSEIKTLKGILPICSHCKKIRNDEGYWTQIESYIKEHSEAQLSHGICLDCAKKYYPDIDIYEE